A single window of Archangium gephyra DNA harbors:
- a CDS encoding tetratricopeptide repeat protein, translating into MTSSGSERRFVGRYKLLRSITPVGRDETYEALDEERQQHVTVRLVRTGRGDLASLERLEHELHRARDVVSPHVQRILEVGRHHDEVSGVELSFLATERLEGESLEERLRQSGPLTPQEALPLARQLCEGLATLHDAGLVHGDLRSARVMLIPAPEGTRAVLAAPAWGWESANPPATALHLAPERHQGTEPTSASDLYSLGLILLELLAGALSSPDSETMALLELLRRGSASSQGLGLPHRWEVVIRRCMDPLPRKRFTSAREVVRTLVQPSGVPRPLDEPSVAIRTVLLLDLTDSTRLVESLGDARAAELFARHDQLARELLHVHGGQEIDKTDGFLLLFERPVDATRYALAYHERLAMLEREQGVKLQARAGIHLGEVVLRENPPHLVAQGAKPVDVEGLTKLIAARIMPLAHGGQTLMSRAAFDIARRAVVGTSGTGPGLSWRAHGFYLLAGVEEPVEVCEVGVVGKAPLVAPQDTAKARRITLSSPSLPAIPTIPGRPERSRRVPAVLLVLCALVLAALAGYAARTWSLSPSASGPGPRQVTPRRAVAVLGFKNLSGRAEVSWLSTAFSEMLTAELTVREDLRLVSGETVVRMKRELSLADSESLAPDTLHRIRSHLGVDMVVLGSYLAMTDDMGGRLSLVLRLQDASNGEEVAMLRENGTQAEILELVARMGDQLRGRLGPTADAGHTTGALPANATALRLYAEGLARLRASEPLKARDFFTQALAADPRFALAHSALAETWAVLGYDTRALEAASRALALAKGLSREEQLLVEGRLHEMEKDWAKAVDSYRTLSALFPDDLDHGLRLASAQASGGQGRDALVTLAALRQMAPSTREDERIDLAEAQVRHSLSDYKGVLPLAARAVRKGTERGSRLLVGRARLAQCNALLRLGHHADATTACQQALRIFVDAGDPRSEGDTLNRLANVAYEEGNYEEAKRVFSEALRIWKDIDHRSGVALAQQNIADTLLMQGELAQAEPLFEQALAIQRDINDRRTEGLTLSNLAQLRLMRGDVARARKPAEEGVRLSRETGYRYALVVGLWTLGNLALEEGHPEEARRHYAEGLTLSRQTQDDRYTAYLLQGSGQVALLEGDLVSARRQYEEALGLRHKLEGRSEVAETQVALGLLAVEEGRPEAALEPLLAAVETLRGLGLPDGEAQAHTALALVHLARNQPALAREASARAQALAARSQHVQTRLGSALMAARVLTAEGRHGEAVKRLEAVLAETRRTGLVPLEYEARLALAEAERAWGRLPLAWQRLKVLEEDARTRGLSGFVREAEALGNDLRGGGLREAAPR; encoded by the coding sequence ATGACCTCCTCTGGTAGCGAGCGGCGCTTCGTCGGCCGCTACAAGCTGCTGCGGTCCATCACCCCCGTGGGGCGGGACGAGACGTACGAGGCGCTCGACGAGGAGCGCCAGCAGCACGTCACGGTGCGGCTGGTCCGCACGGGCAGAGGGGACCTGGCGTCGCTGGAGCGCCTCGAGCACGAGCTGCACCGGGCCCGGGACGTGGTGAGTCCCCACGTGCAGCGCATCCTGGAGGTCGGCCGCCACCACGACGAGGTGTCCGGCGTGGAGCTGTCCTTCCTCGCCACGGAGCGGCTCGAGGGCGAGAGCCTGGAGGAGCGGCTGCGCCAGAGCGGCCCGCTGACTCCCCAGGAGGCACTGCCCCTGGCGCGCCAGCTCTGCGAGGGCCTCGCCACGCTTCACGACGCGGGCCTCGTGCATGGAGACCTTCGCAGCGCCCGGGTGATGCTCATCCCGGCGCCGGAGGGGACACGCGCCGTGCTCGCCGCGCCCGCCTGGGGCTGGGAGAGCGCGAACCCCCCAGCCACCGCGCTCCACCTGGCGCCCGAGCGGCACCAGGGGACCGAGCCCACGAGCGCCTCGGACCTCTATTCGCTGGGGCTCATCCTGCTCGAGCTGCTCGCGGGGGCGCTGTCCTCGCCGGACTCCGAGACGATGGCCCTGCTCGAGCTGCTGCGCCGCGGCTCGGCGTCCTCGCAGGGGCTGGGCCTGCCCCACCGCTGGGAGGTGGTCATCCGCCGCTGCATGGATCCGCTGCCGCGCAAGCGCTTCACCAGCGCCCGCGAGGTGGTCCGCACGCTCGTGCAGCCCAGCGGGGTGCCCCGTCCGCTCGACGAGCCGAGCGTCGCCATCCGCACCGTGCTGCTGTTGGACCTCACCGACAGCACCCGGCTCGTCGAGTCCCTGGGCGACGCCCGCGCCGCCGAGCTCTTCGCCCGGCATGATCAACTGGCCCGCGAGCTGCTGCACGTTCACGGCGGACAGGAGATCGACAAGACCGACGGCTTCCTGCTGCTCTTCGAGCGGCCGGTGGACGCCACCCGCTACGCGCTCGCCTACCACGAGCGGCTCGCGATGCTGGAGCGGGAGCAGGGAGTGAAGCTCCAGGCGCGCGCGGGCATCCACCTGGGCGAGGTGGTGCTGCGTGAGAACCCGCCCCACCTGGTGGCCCAGGGCGCCAAGCCCGTGGACGTGGAGGGGCTCACCAAGCTGATCGCCGCCCGCATCATGCCGCTGGCCCATGGCGGACAGACGTTGATGTCGCGCGCCGCCTTCGACATCGCCCGCCGCGCCGTCGTGGGCACCAGCGGGACGGGACCGGGGCTGTCATGGCGCGCCCACGGCTTCTACCTGCTGGCCGGGGTGGAGGAGCCGGTGGAGGTGTGCGAGGTGGGCGTGGTGGGAAAGGCGCCGCTGGTGGCGCCCCAGGACACGGCCAAGGCCCGGCGCATCACCCTCTCGAGCCCCTCGCTGCCCGCCATCCCCACCATTCCCGGACGGCCCGAGCGGAGCCGGCGGGTGCCCGCGGTGCTGCTCGTGCTGTGCGCGCTCGTGCTCGCCGCGCTGGCCGGCTACGCGGCACGCACGTGGAGCCTCTCGCCCTCGGCTTCCGGCCCGGGGCCCCGGCAGGTGACGCCGCGCCGCGCGGTGGCGGTGCTCGGCTTCAAGAACCTCTCCGGACGCGCCGAGGTCTCCTGGCTGTCCACCGCCTTCTCCGAGATGCTCACCGCCGAGCTCACCGTGAGGGAGGACCTCCGCCTGGTGTCGGGCGAGACCGTCGTGCGGATGAAGCGCGAGCTGTCCCTCGCCGACAGCGAGAGCCTCGCCCCGGACACGCTCCACCGCATCCGCTCCCACCTCGGCGTGGACATGGTGGTGCTCGGCTCCTACCTGGCCATGACGGACGACATGGGCGGCAGGCTCAGCCTCGTGCTCCGGCTGCAGGACGCCTCCAACGGCGAGGAGGTGGCCATGCTCCGGGAGAACGGAACGCAGGCGGAGATCCTCGAGCTCGTCGCGCGCATGGGCGACCAGCTCCGCGGAAGGCTCGGCCCCACGGCGGACGCCGGACATACCACGGGCGCGCTGCCCGCCAACGCCACCGCGCTGCGCCTCTACGCCGAGGGCCTCGCCCGGCTGCGCGCCTCCGAGCCGCTGAAGGCCCGGGACTTCTTCACCCAGGCCCTCGCCGCGGACCCCCGCTTCGCCCTGGCCCACTCCGCCCTCGCGGAGACCTGGGCGGTGCTCGGCTACGACACGCGCGCGCTCGAGGCCGCCAGCCGCGCGCTCGCGCTCGCCAAGGGCCTGTCCCGCGAGGAGCAGCTGCTGGTGGAGGGCCGCCTCCACGAGATGGAGAAGGACTGGGCCAAGGCGGTGGACAGCTACCGCACCCTCTCCGCCCTCTTCCCCGATGACCTCGACCACGGCCTGCGGCTCGCCAGCGCGCAGGCCTCGGGCGGCCAGGGACGTGACGCGCTCGTCACCCTCGCGGCGCTGCGCCAGATGGCCCCGTCCACCCGCGAGGACGAGCGCATCGACCTCGCCGAGGCCCAGGTGCGCCACAGCCTCTCCGACTACAAGGGGGTGCTGCCCCTGGCCGCGCGCGCGGTGCGCAAGGGCACCGAGCGGGGCTCGCGCCTGCTGGTGGGCCGCGCCCGGCTGGCGCAGTGCAACGCGCTGCTGCGGCTGGGCCACCACGCGGATGCCACCACCGCCTGCCAGCAGGCCCTGCGCATCTTCGTCGACGCCGGAGACCCGCGCTCCGAGGGCGACACGCTCAACCGCCTGGCCAACGTCGCCTACGAGGAGGGCAACTACGAGGAGGCCAAGCGCGTCTTCTCCGAGGCGCTGCGCATCTGGAAGGACATCGACCACCGCAGCGGCGTGGCCCTGGCGCAGCAGAACATCGCCGACACCCTGCTCATGCAGGGCGAACTGGCCCAGGCCGAGCCCCTCTTCGAGCAGGCGCTGGCCATCCAGCGGGACATCAACGACCGGCGCACCGAGGGGCTGACGCTCAGCAACCTGGCGCAGCTGCGGTTGATGCGCGGGGACGTGGCCCGGGCGCGCAAACCCGCGGAAGAGGGCGTGCGCCTGAGCCGGGAGACGGGCTACCGCTATGCCCTGGTGGTGGGGCTGTGGACGCTGGGCAACCTCGCGCTGGAGGAGGGCCACCCGGAAGAGGCCCGGCGCCACTACGCGGAGGGGCTCACCCTGTCACGACAGACCCAGGACGACCGCTATACCGCCTACCTCCTCCAGGGCTCCGGGCAGGTGGCGCTGCTGGAGGGAGACCTGGTGAGCGCGCGCCGCCAGTACGAGGAGGCCCTGGGCCTGCGCCACAAGCTGGAGGGCCGCAGCGAGGTGGCCGAGACGCAGGTGGCGCTCGGGCTGCTCGCGGTGGAGGAAGGCAGGCCGGAGGCCGCACTGGAGCCGCTGCTCGCCGCGGTGGAGACGCTGCGCGGCCTGGGACTGCCGGATGGAGAGGCCCAGGCCCACACCGCCCTGGCCCTGGTGCACCTGGCGCGCAACCAGCCCGCCCTGGCCCGCGAGGCGAGCGCCCGGGCGCAAGCCCTCGCGGCCCGGAGCCAGCATGTCCAGACGCGGCTCGGCTCGGCCTTGATGGCGGCGCGGGTGCTCACCGCGGAGGGCAGGCACGGCGAGGCGGTGAAACGGCTGGAGGCGGTGCTCGCCGAGACACGACGCACCGGGCTCGTCCCGCTGGAGTACGAGGCCCGGCTGGCGCTCGCCGAGGCGGAACGGGCCTGGGGCCGGCTCCCCCTGGCCTGGCAGCGCTTGAAAGTCCTGGAGGAGGACGCCCGGACGCGCGGGCTCTCGGGCTTCGTCCGCGAGGCCGAGGCCCTCGGCAACGACCTCAGGGGCGGGGGCCTCCGCGAGGCAGCTCCACGGTGA
- a CDS encoding kelch repeat-containing protein, translating to MSALLIAACGGELPSETDAKSEVAPSAVSVRAQGVGSTNKVLILANTVTGGTSSLEAAAARAQGYTVELATDAAWAAKTSADFATYRALILGDNTCSGVSLIAAAVANRNVWGPVVDGNVILVGTDPVFHKTRDGGALTTNSVKFAAAQEGKTGMYINLSCYYDGAAAKTPLPIMQPFGTFTVTGVGCYNDAHIVASHTALTGLTDAILSNWSCSVHEAFDTYPEANFTPLAIARDPAYGSRFPGSKDFADGSHGVPYILVRGAAPVNCGDSVVQYPEQCDTGVNNGKLGTPCSSTCRLNWCGDGVVNAGEQCDNGAGNGTSSCSASCTISVVNRPPVALCKNLTLSANATCGATGSVDNGSYDPDNDLVGCTQSTTTFGPGSTGVTLTCTDKTGLKSTCSATVSVVDNSAPAISCPANVTAECSGGAADADPGTATSSDNCGIPSVTSSPGAGSFALGTTTVTHRATDYFGNVSTCTNAVTVSDTQAPVVALAGYSAVTVECRTPYVEAGASATDACFGDLTSAVTVSGSVNTKAPGTYTLTYSAKDAAGNVGVAYRTVTVVPGASGTCDAGGGWILTGSMALPRLLHTATLLDDGKVLVAGGFNTTSELYNPETKTWSATGNTLGSHRGHTATKLQDGRVLIAGGGVCPITNATAEVYVPATGKWRPAGILNTQRYYHSAVLLPNGKVLVAGGRTGEYDSGTLASSELYDPATNTWSYTGSLNTARAFHTMTLLPNGKVLVTGGSDAADGLISSAELYDPATGKWATVASLGTGRSSHTATLLPNGKVLVAGGSGLDVALSASAELYDPASNTWSATGSMLSPRRFHTATLLPDGRVLVAGGYHQFTGIQTESDLYNPATGTWSKTAAMNVDRYKHTATLLNNGTVLAVGGVSNHDQASAEYYDLGEL from the coding sequence ATGAGCGCCCTGCTCATCGCGGCCTGCGGCGGAGAGTTGCCGTCGGAGACGGACGCGAAGTCCGAGGTGGCCCCGTCCGCGGTGAGCGTGCGCGCTCAGGGCGTGGGCAGCACCAACAAGGTGCTCATCCTCGCCAACACGGTGACCGGTGGCACCAGCAGCCTCGAGGCCGCGGCTGCCCGCGCCCAGGGCTACACGGTGGAGCTCGCCACCGACGCCGCCTGGGCCGCGAAGACCTCCGCGGACTTCGCCACCTACCGCGCCCTGATTCTGGGCGACAACACGTGCAGTGGCGTGAGCCTGATTGCCGCCGCCGTGGCCAACCGCAACGTCTGGGGCCCCGTGGTTGACGGTAACGTCATCCTCGTGGGTACCGACCCCGTGTTCCACAAGACCCGGGACGGTGGCGCGCTCACCACCAACTCCGTCAAGTTCGCCGCCGCTCAGGAAGGCAAGACGGGTATGTACATCAACCTGAGCTGCTACTACGACGGCGCCGCGGCCAAGACGCCGCTGCCCATCATGCAGCCGTTCGGTACCTTCACCGTGACGGGCGTGGGCTGCTACAACGACGCCCACATCGTGGCCAGCCACACGGCCCTGACGGGTCTGACGGACGCCATCCTCTCCAACTGGAGCTGCTCGGTTCACGAGGCCTTCGACACCTACCCCGAGGCCAACTTCACCCCGCTCGCCATCGCGCGTGACCCGGCGTACGGCTCGCGCTTCCCGGGCTCCAAGGACTTCGCGGACGGCTCACACGGTGTGCCCTACATCCTGGTGCGCGGCGCGGCCCCGGTGAACTGCGGCGACAGCGTGGTGCAGTACCCCGAGCAGTGCGACACCGGCGTGAACAACGGCAAGCTCGGCACCCCCTGCTCCTCCACGTGCCGCCTGAACTGGTGCGGTGACGGCGTGGTGAACGCCGGCGAGCAGTGCGACAACGGCGCCGGCAACGGCACCAGCTCCTGCAGCGCCTCCTGCACCATCTCCGTCGTCAACCGTCCTCCCGTGGCCCTGTGCAAGAACCTGACGCTGTCGGCCAACGCCACCTGCGGCGCCACCGGCTCCGTGGACAACGGCTCGTACGATCCGGACAACGACCTGGTGGGCTGCACGCAGTCCACGACGACCTTCGGTCCTGGCAGCACCGGCGTGACGCTGACCTGCACCGACAAGACGGGTCTGAAGTCCACCTGCTCCGCGACGGTGTCCGTCGTCGATAACAGCGCTCCGGCCATCTCGTGCCCGGCCAACGTGACGGCCGAGTGCTCCGGTGGCGCGGCCGACGCGGACCCCGGCACGGCGACCAGCTCCGACAACTGCGGCATCCCGTCCGTGACGAGCAGCCCGGGCGCCGGCAGCTTCGCGCTGGGCACCACCACCGTGACGCACAGGGCGACGGACTACTTCGGCAACGTCTCCACCTGCACCAACGCGGTGACGGTGTCCGACACCCAGGCCCCCGTGGTCGCGCTGGCGGGCTACTCCGCGGTGACGGTCGAGTGCCGCACCCCGTACGTCGAGGCGGGCGCCTCGGCCACGGACGCGTGCTTCGGTGACCTGACCTCCGCGGTGACCGTCTCCGGCTCCGTCAACACCAAGGCTCCGGGCACCTACACCCTGACCTACTCGGCGAAGGACGCGGCCGGCAACGTCGGCGTCGCCTACCGCACCGTCACGGTCGTCCCGGGTGCCTCGGGCACGTGCGATGCCGGTGGCGGGTGGATCCTCACGGGCAGCATGGCCCTGCCGCGCCTGCTCCACACCGCCACCCTGCTGGACGACGGCAAGGTGCTGGTGGCCGGTGGCTTCAACACCACCTCGGAGCTGTACAACCCGGAGACCAAGACCTGGTCCGCCACGGGCAACACCCTGGGCTCGCACCGTGGCCACACGGCCACCAAGCTGCAGGATGGCCGCGTGCTCATCGCTGGCGGCGGCGTGTGCCCCATCACCAACGCCACGGCCGAGGTCTACGTCCCGGCCACGGGCAAGTGGAGGCCCGCGGGCATCCTGAACACCCAGCGCTACTACCACTCCGCGGTCCTGCTGCCCAACGGCAAGGTCCTCGTGGCCGGTGGCCGCACGGGTGAGTACGACAGCGGCACCCTGGCCTCCTCCGAGCTGTATGACCCGGCCACCAACACCTGGTCCTACACGGGCAGCCTGAACACGGCCCGCGCCTTCCACACCATGACCCTGCTGCCCAACGGCAAGGTGCTGGTGACGGGTGGTAGCGACGCCGCCGACGGCCTCATCTCCTCCGCGGAGCTGTACGACCCGGCCACGGGCAAGTGGGCGACCGTCGCCTCCCTGGGCACGGGCCGCTCCTCGCACACCGCCACCCTGCTGCCCAACGGCAAGGTGCTGGTCGCGGGTGGCTCGGGCCTCGACGTGGCGCTGAGCGCCTCGGCCGAGCTGTATGACCCGGCCTCCAACACCTGGTCGGCCACGGGCAGCATGCTCTCGCCGCGCCGGTTCCACACCGCCACCCTGCTGCCGGATGGCCGCGTGCTGGTGGCCGGTGGTTACCACCAGTTCACGGGCATCCAGACGGAGTCGGACCTCTACAACCCGGCCACGGGCACGTGGAGCAAGACGGCCGCCATGAACGTGGACCGCTACAAGCACACCGCCACCCTGCTCAACAACGGCACGGTGCTCGCGGTGGGTGGTGTGAGCAACCACGACCAGGCGTCGGCCGAGTACTACGACCTGGGCGAGCTGTAA
- a CDS encoding RiPP maturation radical SAM C-methyltransferase, giving the protein MKVALVVMPLAAVHRPSLAAGLLQAAVKARGIECQTKYFNVTLWKMLGAEAYRFFCHEAPMTALAGEWAFAQAFHGRREGAREAYAREVLDHPVWGMPHAPRGHVWALEEVAPAFLRVAFESCDWGQYDLVGFTSTFEQTMPSLCLARMIRERYPKVKLVVGGANFEAGMGRQYLEQYGFLDYVATGEADVSFPQLCEHLREGRGEVPPGFLYREGDAVRESPRRKEPGYANLDALPTPDYEDFFHLVRTSAPELAAGMWLPLEASRGCWWGEHSHCTFCGLNGEAMTFRRKSWRRVVDELEEVGRRHGATPVQYADNILAMDYFKDLLPHWAGQPVRTEKFFEIKSNLKRRQVRLLREAGITRVQAGVETLADGTLKVMRKGVSGAQNVALLRWCQESGVDSLWNVIYGFPREDVDDYARTLALLQKLGHLRPPDLCSPIRMDRFSPNHAGWREQGFTGIRPMPAYRHVFALPEATLHELAYYFDYEHPRFDEVLARGAQLQSFIHQWQERHRRRENGELAVRPHWQGGFVLVDSRFNLPPASERLAEATVSLLLACDAPVSREQALRTAAEATGASNTGALERELSRLLEWGIIASLGSLLVTLAMLPEGLRTERLARAH; this is encoded by the coding sequence ATGAAGGTCGCGCTGGTCGTGATGCCGCTGGCGGCGGTCCACCGCCCGAGTCTCGCCGCGGGCCTGCTCCAGGCCGCCGTGAAGGCCCGGGGCATCGAGTGCCAGACGAAGTACTTCAACGTGACGCTCTGGAAGATGCTGGGAGCGGAGGCCTACCGCTTCTTCTGCCATGAGGCGCCCATGACGGCGCTGGCCGGGGAGTGGGCCTTCGCGCAGGCCTTCCACGGGCGGCGCGAGGGCGCGCGGGAGGCCTACGCGCGCGAGGTGTTGGACCATCCGGTGTGGGGCATGCCGCACGCGCCGCGTGGACACGTGTGGGCGCTGGAGGAGGTGGCGCCGGCGTTCCTGCGCGTTGCCTTCGAGTCCTGCGACTGGGGCCAGTACGACCTGGTGGGCTTCACCAGCACCTTCGAGCAGACGATGCCCTCGCTGTGCCTGGCGCGGATGATTCGCGAGCGCTACCCGAAGGTGAAGCTGGTGGTGGGCGGCGCCAACTTCGAGGCGGGGATGGGCCGGCAGTACCTGGAGCAGTACGGCTTCCTCGACTACGTGGCCACGGGCGAGGCGGACGTCTCCTTTCCCCAGCTCTGCGAGCACCTGCGCGAGGGCCGCGGCGAGGTGCCTCCGGGCTTCCTCTACCGGGAGGGAGACGCGGTGCGCGAGTCGCCCCGGCGCAAGGAGCCGGGCTACGCGAACCTGGACGCGCTGCCGACGCCCGACTACGAGGACTTCTTCCACCTGGTGCGCACGAGCGCGCCGGAGCTGGCGGCTGGAATGTGGCTGCCGCTGGAGGCCTCGCGGGGCTGCTGGTGGGGCGAGCACTCGCACTGCACCTTCTGCGGCCTCAACGGCGAGGCGATGACCTTCCGCCGCAAGAGCTGGCGGCGCGTGGTGGACGAGCTGGAGGAGGTGGGCCGGCGCCATGGCGCCACGCCCGTGCAGTACGCCGACAACATCCTGGCGATGGACTACTTCAAGGACCTGCTGCCCCACTGGGCGGGCCAGCCGGTGCGCACGGAGAAGTTCTTCGAGATCAAATCCAACCTCAAGCGCCGGCAGGTGCGGCTGTTGCGCGAGGCGGGCATCACCCGGGTGCAGGCCGGCGTGGAGACGCTGGCGGACGGGACGCTCAAGGTGATGCGCAAGGGCGTGTCGGGCGCGCAGAACGTGGCGCTGCTGCGCTGGTGCCAGGAGTCGGGCGTGGACTCGCTCTGGAACGTCATCTACGGCTTCCCTCGCGAGGACGTGGACGACTACGCGCGCACGCTCGCGCTCCTCCAGAAGCTGGGGCACCTGCGGCCTCCGGACCTCTGCTCGCCCATCCGCATGGACCGCTTCAGCCCCAACCACGCGGGCTGGCGGGAGCAGGGCTTCACCGGCATCCGGCCCATGCCAGCCTACCGGCACGTCTTCGCGCTGCCCGAGGCGACGCTCCACGAGCTGGCCTACTACTTCGACTACGAGCACCCCCGCTTCGACGAGGTGCTCGCGCGGGGCGCGCAGCTCCAGTCCTTCATCCACCAGTGGCAGGAGCGCCACCGGCGGCGGGAGAACGGAGAGCTCGCGGTGAGGCCGCACTGGCAGGGAGGTTTCGTGCTCGTGGACAGCCGCTTCAACCTCCCGCCCGCCAGCGAGCGCCTCGCGGAGGCCACGGTGTCGCTGCTGCTGGCGTGTGATGCGCCCGTCTCGCGCGAGCAGGCGCTGCGGACGGCGGCGGAGGCCACCGGTGCCTCGAATACCGGGGCGCTGGAGCGGGAACTGTCCCGGCTGCTCGAGTGGGGCATCATCGCCAGCCTGGGCTCGCTGCTGGTGACGCTGGCGATGCTTCCGGAAGGACTGCGGACGGAGCGGCTCGCGAGAGCCCACTGA
- a CDS encoding phosphatase domain-containing protein: protein MDLPAAARKLQSLRSLMTGHTDRSEERRILELFIGATAAELNHLLLNVDLDVLFGDVDDRVVGPDNLTALLELLCVKRAPELGLPVRAALITALQKGETPGLAERMVRALFLGLRGRELSEFKNLLDGRGNSHDLQQLLFHDVDDGSIRQDILTHIQREAAAAPSGENKVLSDIDDTFLANWKDTRYPPKTVYPGVLQFYRELDRGPGVIPGREGDLTFISARPQDPLGLIEDRTLATLREHGVSSAVMLSGAFTHLLGNSRIATMKFENFSRYLQLYPEYGFVFTGDSGQGDVAFGERMLTEHPESVRAVFIHDVVETPESVRMTWRAKRIFFFDTYIGAAVEAFEVGVIARDGVARVARAAREDLERVPFTSDSQRQSRVAELERDSRRAEAITGTPRAG from the coding sequence GTGGACCTGCCCGCCGCTGCCCGGAAGCTCCAGTCGCTCCGCTCCTTGATGACCGGTCACACCGACCGGAGCGAGGAGCGGCGCATCCTCGAGTTGTTCATTGGCGCGACCGCCGCCGAGCTCAACCACCTGCTCCTCAACGTGGACCTGGACGTGTTGTTCGGGGACGTGGATGACCGGGTGGTGGGCCCGGACAACCTCACCGCGCTGCTGGAGCTGCTGTGCGTGAAGCGGGCGCCCGAGCTGGGTCTGCCCGTTCGCGCCGCGCTCATCACCGCGCTCCAGAAGGGAGAGACCCCCGGCCTGGCCGAGCGCATGGTGCGCGCCCTCTTCCTCGGGCTGCGTGGCCGCGAGCTGTCCGAGTTCAAGAACCTGCTCGATGGCCGTGGCAACTCCCACGACTTGCAGCAGCTGCTCTTCCACGATGTGGACGATGGGAGCATCCGGCAGGACATCCTCACACATATCCAGCGGGAGGCCGCCGCCGCCCCGAGCGGCGAGAACAAGGTGTTGAGCGACATCGACGACACCTTCCTGGCCAACTGGAAGGACACGCGCTACCCGCCCAAGACGGTGTACCCGGGGGTGCTCCAGTTCTACCGCGAGCTGGACCGGGGGCCGGGCGTCATCCCCGGGCGCGAGGGAGACCTCACCTTCATCAGCGCGCGTCCGCAGGATCCGCTCGGCCTCATCGAGGACCGGACGCTGGCCACGCTGCGCGAGCACGGCGTGTCGTCGGCGGTGATGCTCTCGGGGGCATTCACCCACCTGCTGGGCAACTCGCGCATCGCCACCATGAAGTTCGAGAACTTCAGCCGCTACCTCCAGCTCTACCCCGAGTATGGCTTTGTCTTCACGGGGGACAGCGGGCAGGGGGATGTGGCTTTTGGTGAGAGAATGCTCACAGAGCATCCGGAGTCGGTGCGGGCCGTGTTCATCCACGACGTCGTGGAGACCCCCGAGTCCGTCCGGATGACGTGGCGCGCCAAACGCATCTTCTTCTTCGACACCTATATCGGTGCCGCGGTGGAGGCCTTCGAGGTGGGCGTCATCGCCCGGGACGGGGTGGCCCGCGTCGCCCGCGCCGCTCGGGAGGACCTGGAGCGCGTGCCCTTCACCTCGGACTCCCAACGTCAGTCCCGTGTGGCAGAACTGGAGCGGGATTCGCGGCGCGCCGAGGCCATCACGGGAACGCCGCGCGCCGGGTAG